A window of Citrus sinensis cultivar Valencia sweet orange chromosome 7, DVS_A1.0, whole genome shotgun sequence contains these coding sequences:
- the LOC102628183 gene encoding pentatricopeptide repeat-containing protein At2g01390: protein MYGSIRKFVHCFQPSFNHCKTSIKGLHTLQHCNPKKPARPDYRKKTKPLKSSNHKQNETPKAYMRDTISNVYKILKYSTWDSAQDLLKNLPIKWDSYTVNQVLKTHPPMEKAWLFFNWVSRSRGFNHDRFTYTTMLDIFGEAKRISSMKYVFELMQEKGINIDAVTYTSVMHWLSNAGDVDGAVNIWEEMKLKECYPTVVSYTAYMKILFLNDRVKEATDVYKEMIQRGLPPNCYTYTVLMEYLVRAGKYEEALEIFSKMQEAGVQPDKAACNILIEKCCKAGETRTIILILRYMKENRLALRYPVFKEALQTFKVADENDSLLWQVHPQFSPEFISDNDAVEFVTTDIEGPLSIDQGLVLILLKKKNLVAIDCLLSGIMDKNIQLDSAVISTIIEVNCDHRRRDGALLAFEYSVKMDLNLERTAYLALIGILIKLNTFPKVAEIVEEMTKAGHSLGVYLGALLIHRLGSARRPVPAAKIFSLLPEDQKCTATYTALIGVYFSAGSADKALKIYKTMCRKGIHPSLGTFNVLLAGLEKLGRVSDAEIYRKEKKSIQADALSKDTVPMEEKICDLLYGGDGVL from the exons ATGTATGGAtcaattagaaaatttgttcACTGCTTTCAGCCATCTTTTAATCACTGCAAAACTTCCATTAAAGGCCTGCATACCCTTCAACACTGCAATCCAAAGAAACCCGCTAGACCAGATTACAGAAAGAAAACGAAGCCCCTTAAATCATCAAATCACAAACAAAATGAAACCCCAAAAGCTTACATGAGAGATACAATATCAAACGTATACAAAATCCTCAAGTACTCCACGTGGGATTCTGCTCAAGACCTGCTAAAAAACTTGCCTATAAAATGGGATTCTTACACTGTCAATCAAGTTTTAAAAACCCATCCACCAATGGAAAAAGCGTGGCTTTTTTTCAACTGGGTTTCCAGATCAAGAGGGTTTAATCATGACCGGTTCACTTACACTACCATGCTTGATATTTTTGGAGAAGCCAAGAGGATATCATCAATGAAGTATGTTTTTGAGCTTATGCAAGAGAAGGGTATTAACATTGACGCGGTGACTTATACTTCAGTTATGCATTGGCTGTCTAATGCTGGTGATGTGGATGGGGCCGTGAATATTTGGGAAGAAATGAAACTAAAAGAATGTTACCCTACTGTTGTTTCTTATACAGCTTATATGAagattttgtttcttaatgATAGAGTGAAGGAGGCTACTGATGTGTATAAGGAAATGATTCAGCGTGGGTTGCCTCCTAATTGCTACACTTATACTGTTCTAATGGAGTACCTTGTTCGGGCTG GCAAATATGAAGAAGCCCTTGAGATTTTCAGCAAAATGCAAGAAGCTGGGGTACAGCCTGATAAAGCTGCATGTAATATTTTGATTGAGAAGTGTTGCAAAGCTGGGGAAACTAGGACTATAATCCTAATTCTTCGTTATATGAAAGAAAACCGCCTTGCCCTTCGGTACCCTGTATTTAAGGAAGctcttcaaacttttaaagttGCCGATGAGAATGATTCCCTCCTCTGGCAAGTTCATCCTCAATTTTCTCCCGAATTTATCAGTGACAACGATGCAGTTGAGTTTGTAACAACTGACATTGAAGGTCCTCTATCTATTGATCAGGGGCTTGTACTAATTCtcttgaaaaagaagaatcttGTAGCCATTGACTGTTTACTTTCTGGAATCATGGATAAAAATATACAGTTGGATTCTGCCGTCATCTCTACCATAATTGAGGTGAACTGCGACCATAGACGACGTGATGGTGCTTTGTTGGCTTTTGAATACAGTGTAAAAATGGATTTAAACCTTGAGAGAACTGCATATCTTGCCTTGATAGgcattttaatcaaattgaatacATTTCCGAAAGTAGCAGAGATTGTTGAGGAAATGACTAAGGCTGGACATTCTCTTGGGGTGTATCTCGGTGCACTCTTGATACATAGGCTTGGTAGTGCTAGAAGGCCTGTTCCTGCTGCAAAGATTTTCAGTTTATTGCCTGAGGACCAGAAGTGCACTGCTACTTACACTGCTTTGATTGGTGTCTACTTCTCAGCTGGTAGTGCTGATAAAGcgcttaaaatttataaaaccaTGTGTAGGAAAGGGATTCATCCTTCTTTAGGCACATTCAATGTTTTATTAGCTGGTCTTGAAAAACTGGGCAGAGTTTCTGATGCAGAAATCTatagaaaggaaaagaaaagcatcCAGGCTGATGCTCTTTCCAAGGATACTGTTCCTATGGAGGAAAAGATATGTGACCTTCTATATGGTGGGGATGGGGTATTGTGA
- the LOC102628474 gene encoding UPF0496 protein At2g18630 gives MMGGQSSKKKGGDAPSPPLEVITDAQYSADLSLYEAACRLDPDLQSFDATIQERTSRVIHKLSAGVEVHSLSFDSLKEVTGSLLEMNQEVVKVILECKKDIWNNQDLFGLVEDYFETSIKTLDFCTVLENCLKRARNSQLIIQLAVKQFDEEVELQEVVDEKRYVRTLDELKKFKDAGDPFTEEFFVLFQSVYKQQVLMLERLQKRKRKLDKKLKSMKTWRMVSNVLFVSTFVAVLIFSVVAAAIAAPPLVTALAGALAVPIGSVGKWCNSLWNSYEKALKGQKELMSTMQIGAYVKIMDMDHIRVLVNKLEIQIEALLNNADFALREEDVVKLAIEEIRKRLEVFMETIEVLCDHADKCSRDIRRARTVILQKIIKYPNN, from the coding sequence ATGATGGGAGGACAATCTAGCAAGAAGAAAGGTGGTGATGCACCGTCGCCACCTCTTGAAGTGATCACTGATGCCCAATATTCAGCTGACCTTAGCTTGTATGAGGCTGCATGTAGACTTGATCCTGACTTGCAATCCTTTGACGCCACCATTCAAGAGCGTACTAGCCGTGTTATCCACAAGCTTTCAGCTGGTGTTGAGGTCCATTCCTTATCTTTTGACTCACTCAAAGAGGTCACTGGGTCTCTTCTTGAAATGAATCAAGAAGTGGTCAAAGTCATTCTAGAATGCAAGAAAGATATATGGAACAATCAAGatttgtttggtttggttgAGGACTACTTTGAGACTAGTATCAAGACTTTGGATTTTTGCACTGTTCTAGAGAATTGCCTTAAGCGTGCTAGAAACAGTCAACTAATTATTCAGCTTGCAGTTAAGCAATTCGACGAAGAAGTAGAATTACAGGAGGTGGTTGATGAGAAGAGGTATGTGAGGACATTGGACGAATTAAAGAAGTTTAAGGATGCCGGGGACCCATTTACAGAAGAGTTCTTTGTGTTGTTTCAATCAGTGTATAAGCAGCAGGTATTGATGCTGGAGAGATTGCAAAAGCGAAAGAGAAAGCTTGATAAGAAATTGAAGTCTATGAAAACATGGAGGATGGTTTCGAATGTCTTATTCGTTTCTACCTTTGTGGCTGTATTGATTTTCTCGGTAGTGGCAGCTGCCATTGCTGCACCTCCATTGGTAACAGCTTTGGCAGGTGCCTTGGCTGTTCCCATTGGTTCAGTGGGGAAGTGGTGCAACTCACTGTGGAATAGCTATGAAAAGGCACTGAAAGGGCAAAAGGAGTTAATGAGTACGATGCAAATTGGTGCTTACGTTAAAATCATGGACATGGATCATATAAGAGTACTTGTGAACAAATTGGAAATTCAGATAGAAGCACTCTTGAACAATGCTGATTTTGCTCTTAGAGAAGAGGATGTGGTGAAGCTAGCTATTGAGGAGATCAGGAAGAGATTGGAAGTTTTCATGGAAACTATTGAAGTTTTATGTGATCATGCTGACAAGTGTAGCCGTGACATAAGGAGGGCAAGGACTGTGATTTTGCAGAAGATTATCAAATATCCCAATAATTGA